A stretch of Tigriopus californicus strain San Diego chromosome 11, Tcal_SD_v2.1, whole genome shotgun sequence DNA encodes these proteins:
- the LOC131890862 gene encoding protein masquerade-like, with the protein MNPFEVVFLSLLAACLGFVTGELRKGPYHYVYTPPIESLTLPEPTIPISPYSDQWVSPSEAKRRLRLTLFLTQLGNTASPTETINQIPSSSPLSIAGSRAVVLTPTLTPDSVQYRHRQPHNSERRKKKRRQKHPSKFRRNRNHKGPFRRRYHKGGAGGSPQSRDGTCLGHCTNMFACMLQGGRPETKRSSNCPGIFHVCCSRWTSSSSTSGPAQSPPLPPSPPSPSVPFSAERPYSQEPLYSSASLREAPSLAIGGQRGSHRAPKHLRFQQSLRPQKSGRALAIIDEPEQNLISYSSASIATASTTIPLTIVPADHHHQHGVPIPLTSVEETFLESENIVPDYDFRDVYYDAAIPPEDGYLHCGVSRNANRRIMGGLDAGYGQFPWTAHIKIRGPNIDKECGGTLINERWVLTAGHCTQYCINVPLCGIEIPQHEITYKVILGEYDQLENEPVLPDAYMAIDVIRHPLYRNVMRLRDNGYVESEPRYDLALLMLDREVKLAPNVAPICLPTPEFHVLAPGTPSTVVGWGRVGKDSKAPHSNVLQAATIPILSDNQCLSETGLSNFDDQICAGNSNSDVSACPGDSGGALQVQDDEGRWMIVGVVSNGPSVCGLQPVIFHKIAKTLSWITNVMERQQLNVP; encoded by the coding sequence ATGAATCCCTTTGAAGTTGTATTCCTCAGCCTTTTGGCGGCATGTTTGGGATTTGTAACCGGGGAGCTGAGAAAAGGGCCATATCATTATGTGTACACGCCGCCTATTGAGTCCCTCACCTTGCCCGAGCCGACGATTCCCATATCCCCATACTCCGATCAATGGGTATCCCCCTCGGAAGCGAAGCGGCGACTTCGCCTCACTTTATTTCTAACCCAATTGGGCAACACGGCCTCACCTACAGAAACCATAAATCAAATTCCAAGCTCCTCTCCACTTTCCATAGCAGGATCTCGAGCAGTGGTTCTAACCCCCACCCTAACCCCAGACAGTGTGCAATATCGCCATCGCCAGCCTCACAACAGTGAgcgaaggaagaagaaaaggagacAGAAACACCCGTCCAAGTTCAGGCGGAATCGGAATCACAAGGGACCCTTCAGAAGGCGGTACCACAAGGGAGGAGCCGGAGGGTCCCCTCAGAGCAGGGATGGAACCTGTTTGGGACACTGTACCAATATGTTCGCATGTATGCTACAAGGGGGCAGACCAGAGACCAAGAGGTCAAGCAATTGTCCTGGGATTTTCCATGTGTGCTGCTCTCGATGGACGAGCTCGTCCAGCACTTCGGGACCTGCGCAGTCCCCGCCATTGCCACCATCACCCCCCTCACCTTCGGTCCCATTCTCTGCGGAGCGACCCTACTCTCAAGAACCACTTTATTCGAGTGCCTCACTGCGAGAGGCCCCATCTCTGGCCATTGGAGGGCAACGGGGCAGCCATCGAGCTCCCAAGCACTTACGTTTTCAGCAGTCACTGCGACCGCAAAAATCTGGCCGGGCATTAGCAATTATTGATGAGCCAGAGCAGAACCTGATCTCCTATTCTTCGGCCTCAATAGCTACTGCCTCCACGACGATTCCTCTCACGATTGTTCCCGCTGATCACCATCATCAGCACGGTGTTCCAATTCCCTTGACCTCTGTCGAGGAAACTTTCCTGGAATCGGAGAACATCGTGCCTGACTACGATTTCCGGGACGTGTACTACGACGCTGCCATCCCTCCAGAGGATGGATATCTCCACTGCGGCGTGTCCAGAAACGCCAATCGAAGAATCATGGGTGGCTTGGATGCAGGCTATGGTCAATTTCCATGGACAGCTCATATCAAGATTCGAGGCCCAAACATCGATAAGGAATGCGGTGGAACCCTTATCAACGAGCGGTGGGTGCTGACGGCAGGCCATTGTACCCAGTACTGCATCAATGTTCCCTTGTGTGGCATTGAAATTCCGCAGCATGAAATCACCTACAAAGTCATTCTGGGTGAATACGATCAGTTGGAGAATGAACCCGTCCTCCCCGATGCGTACATGGCCATTGATGTCATAAGACATCCGCTTTATCGCAATGTCATGCGCCTCCGTGACAATGGCTACGTGGAATCCGAGCCTCGCTATGACCTCGCCCTCCTCATGTTGGATAGGGAGGTGAAATTGGCACCAAATGTCGCACCCATTTGTCTCCCCACTCCTGAGTTCCATGTCCTGGCCCCGGGCACCCCAAGCACCGTGGTCGGCTGGGGCAGGGTGGGCAAAGACAGCAAAGCCCCTCATTCGAACGTGTTGCAGGCTGCCACCATTCCCATTCTGTCCGATAATCAATGCTTGAGCGAGACAGGACTCTCCAACTTTGACGATCAAATCTGTGCCGGAAATTCAAACAGTGACGTGTCCGCGTGTCCCGGCGACAGCGGCGGTGCTCTTCAAGTCCAAGACGACGAAGGGCGTTGGATGATTGTGGGCGTTGTGTCCAACGGTCCAAGTGTGTGTGGGCTTCAACCTGTCATCTTTCATAAGATTGCCAAGACTCTCTCGTGGATCACCAACGTTATGGAACGACAGCAGCTCAATGTTCCGTAG